Within the Prosthecobacter debontii genome, the region AGCGGGCTGGCTGAGGATGAACAGGCCTACCTGCTGAGGGAGGCCCACTGAGGTGTCGAGAGAGCCGAGGCTCACGGAGGGACGGGCAGGTCGGCGAAGGTGCCGACAAACTGCGGATCGCTATGATAGAAGACGTTGCTGCCGAGCTCACGGCTGGTGGTGCCGGTGCCGCTGATGATCTTCACGGTGTTGTGGAAGAGGTTGATGGGGGAAGAGTCGGTGTAGATGCCCATCTTCAGGGTGTTATCGTCAGCGCCGAGATCCACGAGCACCGACCGGGAGAAGCTGTTGGCGGGAGTGGACGCCGCCGAGACGGCCAACTTCACGGTGTCTGCTCCGGCCCCAGTGAGAAGATTGACGGCATTCAGGTAAGTGTTGCCGTTCATTTCGAGGGTATCGGCCTCTTCTTTGAGGTCGATTTTCAGGGCTCCGCGGAAGGTGGAGCTTTTGATCAGGACGTCATCTCCGCCCTTACTGCCCGTGATGGTGCTGGCTCCATTGACGCGCACACCAGAGATTTCGAAGTTGGTATTCTGCTCCGTGGTATGGGTGATGTTGAGGCTGCCCAGCATCAGTTCCTGCGCTTGGAGGGTCGCGTCCACTGAGCCTGCCCCGAATTTGAAGGTCATGCCTTTACTGATGTTTCCTTCGCTTAACATTCCGAAGGTGTCGTTGCCTTCGAGGGCATTCAAGAGGAAGGCACCTCCGACGTTCATCCCGCCGAAGCCGATTTCGATGGCGGTGGTGCTTTGGCCTTTGCCGAGATTCAGAGCGAAGTTACCTCCCGTGCGCAGGGTGCCCACGTCCAGGCTCACATTCTTCGTGCCTTCACCATGAGTGATGGTGAGGGCTCCTCGGATGAGGAAATTGTTACCTTCAAAGGCGGTCCTAGTGTCGCCTCCCTTGCTGGTGATGGAGAGTGGGCCGGCTGTGAGTGAGGATACTCCGATGGCGTAACTATTGATACCCGTAGCCACTGAGCCGCCATTGATCGTCACCGCACCTTTGGCGTTAAGGCTGTTCATGATGATTTCGGTGTCAAAGAGGCCATTGCCATTCGTGATATTCAGGCTGCCTCCAACGGAGACGAAATTGCCTCCGAGGCTGACCGTGTTGCGTAGTCCGTCGCTAGCGTTGCCCGTGACGATCGAGACTTTACCACCGATGTCGAAGCTGGAACCGGTCACCCTCACCTCACTCTTACCATTGCCCGTTGTGATGGTGAGATCCTTGTCCAGATTGATCTGGCTGATGCTCAGATACGTGCCCATCACAAAGGTGTCTGCTGCATGGCCATTGACGATTTTTAAACTGCTGGCGTGGAGACTGCTTCCTGCCATTTGGTTGACCTGAGTCCCTCCACCTGCGTTGGTGATGCTGAAGGCACCTCCCACGTCTATACTCCCCACACTCAGGGAGGTGAGGACGGACCCGTCCACATTGGCACCGTTGATGATCGTGAAGTTTCCTGCGATCTGGTAATAACCACCATTCAGTTGGTTGGTGTAACTGCCGACGCCATTCTTGATCGTCAAGCTACTGGCACTCAGGCGAGCGATCCCAAACACGGTGCCCGAGTTGGCGCTGTCTTTAAAGAGGTCTCCGTTGGTGATCGTGATCCCTTTGGTCACCTCAAGGCTGTAGCCGCTGATGTTGGTGACACCGGCGGTCTTGTTGATCACACTGAGGTTACCGGTGATTTCCATGCCAGAACCCGCGATCAAGGTGCTGACGGTCTGATTCGCCACCGTGATAGCAGCATTGGTCACAGACACATTACCCACCACTTTCAGAGAGCCTGAAAGGAAATTGGTCTGGAAACCTGAGCCATTGAGAATGGTGAGGCCACCATTGATCACCCCATCCGTCGAGACACTGATGGAGTTGTTCTGCAGCCCACCACCTTGGTTGGTGATGCTGATTTTACCCGCGCTGAGCAAGTCCGTCTGGATGCTCGTGGTGCTCGGGCCCAGACCGTTCTTGATGGTGACTGGACCCAAGATATTCGCCTGAGGGCTCAGCAATGAGAAGTCTGCGCTCTCTGCCGCTCCTGAGTGGTCGAGCGTGAGGACGTTGACACCCTTCAACAAGGAGGTGGTGGCGTCGATGGTAATATCGCTGTCTCCAGCGCCCATTTTGGCATCGAATAAACCGCCGATGCGCACGGAAGAGCCCGTGAGCCAGACGGCATCAAGCCCGCTGCCGCCGATGTAGGTTAAGCCTTTACCGAAAGAGGTCTCCGCATAGCTCGCGAGAAAGTTGGTGCCGTCCCCCAGATTCAGGGCGGTGGTGCCAGTCACTTCCATCAGGCTTTGCAGGCTGACGCTATCCTTGCCTTCCAGGCCGGTGACGCTCAGGTTCCCAGAGATGACCGTGTCAGTCAGGTTCGTCTCGTTGTCACCCGCGCCCATGGCCACCGTCATGTTCCCCTGCAGGTCCACTTCATCCCATGAAAGGGTGTCGTTACCGCCTTTGAGATCCACCTGCACGCCCTTGGTAATGGCGCCGGTGACTTGCACGGATTCCTGCTCTGCGCCGCCATTCAAGCTGATCATTGAGCCGTTGGCCACACTGATGGTAAAGCCATCGGTGGTCTTTTCCACCATGACGAAATCATCGGCATCCGTGCCTGTGATCTTGAGCGCGCCACCGGTGAAGGAGACAGCAACCCCTGCCGGGGCGAGACGTTTTTCCAAAGGTTCCAGGGCCGGTGAGTAGGTCTTCATAAACGAGAGAAGGAGGTGAAATAGTCTACTGATCCGACTACGCGGGATGATCAGGCTACGCAGGGAATGTCTTTATCAGGGTCTGCCTGCCCTGCCAAGCAGCATTTGCTATTCGCTGTGTTTTTAGCGAATCCAACTACGGGGCAATTTCAGTCCCCTTTGTGGGCTCGGTGCCTCCTCCGTTTGCTTGATTACCGCGCCAGCCAGCCCTTTTTAGTTTTCTCATCATAGCCCCCTATTCCGACGACCTTCCCATTCTCGTAGAAGTAGCCATTGCTGTAGCCCGAAAATCCGGTGGGCTCTGGCTTGGAGACTAGGGTGGGTTCCGGAGCTTTCTTGGGGGCTGCAGCGGCTTGCTTGTAAGCCTCGACTTTTCTTTGCTGGGTGAGACGAAACTGACGCAACCCTTCTTCGTATCCATTGTCATCGTCGGCTTGGCTTTGAGGATGAGCTTCATCCGGCGCATCCGCTCCCGTGCCGAGCAGGCGCTTATTGACCCCCGTATACGTGGTTTCAGAGCTGGAGGCGCTGGCATATCTGGGTGAGGATGATGAGCCGTAACTGGAGCCACTACCGTAGGTGGAGCCGGTATTTCCATAGCTCGACCCTGCATAGCCTGAATAGCTGGAGCCGCTGCCGTAGGAGGAAGAGGCGTAACTATCGTTATACGAACTCGCGGCCTGGGCGACGGCCCCCATGGTGCCAGCATCTCCCAAGATATCTGCCGGGATGGAGAGGATGGTCATGGGGATATCCAGGATCGTCTCAGCAAAACTGCCGAGCCCGCTGGCGAAGCTGCCGCCTGTCGCGGCGACATTGCCCGTGCGGGTGCTGACGGTGCCGGGCGTGGTGCATTGGGTGAGCCCGGGCAGCAGGAAACCGAGACTGAGGAGTGAGAGGCGCAGGTGGGAGAGCTTCATGGCAGTGAATGTGGTGAGGACGGGTCGGCATGACCTGTCCTCCCCTCACTGCGGATTCCCCGGCGCGATGTTACCGTCGGGGCAGATTTTCTTTTTCTCCAGCTAGAACCGCTGAGTCAACCTCACGCTCTCCGTCACCGCTCCTGCATCGGCTGCACCTCCAGCAGCCCTGCGCGGATGGGGGCCGTCTTGCTGGTGGTGGGTGGGGTGGCCTCGGCATCAGGCACCTCCGGTAGGGTGAAGTAACCGGCGGCTTTTTCCAGGTGCGGAATCCACAGGGCTTGGCCACTGGTGGCACGGTCGGCCGTCTCGGCCTGAGTCAGGCGGCTGCTCAGGCTGAAGAGACCGGTGCTGCTGGTTAGCTTCAGGCTCGGGCGGCTGAGCGGAGCGGGGGTGGCCAGAGTGCTCTTGCCTTTCGTGGTGAGGGTGAAGGAGAGGTCCAGATCTTCCAGCAGGGTGGAGGACTGGAGTCGCAGTTGCCCATCGGCGAGGTTGGACTCCTCGTCGAAGTGGAAGGCACCTCCCAGCAGGGGCTCGCCCTTGATCACCTGGTAACGGCTGCCTTCACCTTTCAGCACGGTGAGCGGAAGGCTAGGGTAGAGTCGATCGGCTTTTTTGCCGAGGGTTTTGTTCCAGTCGAGCAGGGCTTCGCCCACGGGGTTTTCGGCTTGAAAGGCGAAGTGCCCCTGCACAGAACCCTGCTTGGCATAAATCGTCTGATGCATGGGGATGATCCAACTTTCGGGCTGCCCATCGAGCTGAAGGTGGGCCATGCCACTGCGTCCGGTGAAGGCGGTGCCCTCCGGTAGCTTGCCTGCCCAGCTCACCACGCCGGAGGGGTTCACGGTCAGTGTGGTAAAACCTTGACCTTCAGGCAGAGCTACCTCGGAGGGCTCCTCTTCATCGGCTTCGATGCCTAACTGGAAGTGATATCTTCCGGCCTTCTTGCCATCCACCAGGTTTGCCGGAGCCGCCTCTTGGCGATAGCCGGTGACGTTCGTCGAGCCGAAGCTGCCAGCCAAGAGGGGGCCATCGAGACCAAAGGTGAAATAATAGGTGCGACCATTCGCTCGAAAAGGAGCGGCCTCACCGCCGATCAAGGTCGGCGCATCAGGGGCTGGCACCGTCATGCCTTCGGGCAGAGGCGGATCATAGCTCGTGGGGCCGCCAGTGAGGGGTGGGCTGGCGTAGGCACCCTTCACGCTGACGGGGCTGCCTGCGATGAGGAAACGGCCGCTGAAGGTCCCGGCGTTGTTCAGGGTCAGCGTCACGCTGCCACCCAGCTGGCGATCATCATCCAAATAGCCGTGGCGGCTCAACGTGCCATGGAAGGTGCCGGCGACATCCTCCTGGAAAGGCTCGATCCGCCAAATGACTTGGTAAGGGCTGCCAGTGCCTCGGGAGTTCTTCGCCCGCACGGTGACGGTGTATTCCCGGGCTTCCTTCAGCGCAGCTTTGGCGGAGATCTGGCCTTCCACCACGCCGC harbors:
- a CDS encoding beta strand repeat-containing protein; protein product: MKTYSPALEPLEKRLAPAGVAVSFTGGALKITGTDADDFVMVEKTTDGFTISVANGSMISLNGGAEQESVQVTGAITKGVQVDLKGGNDTLSWDEVDLQGNMTVAMGAGDNETNLTDTVISGNLSVTGLEGKDSVSLQSLMEVTGTTALNLGDGTNFLASYAETSFGKGLTYIGGSGLDAVWLTGSSVRIGGLFDAKMGAGDSDITIDATTSLLKGVNVLTLDHSGAAESADFSLLSPQANILGPVTIKNGLGPSTTSIQTDLLSAGKISITNQGGGLQNNSISVSTDGVINGGLTILNGSGFQTNFLSGSLKVVGNVSVTNAAITVANQTVSTLIAGSGMEITGNLSVINKTAGVTNISGYSLEVTKGITITNGDLFKDSANSGTVFGIARLSASSLTIKNGVGSYTNQLNGGYYQIAGNFTIINGANVDGSVLTSLSVGSIDVGGAFSITNAGGGTQVNQMAGSSLHASSLKIVNGHAADTFVMGTYLSISQINLDKDLTITTGNGKSEVRVTGSSFDIGGKVSIVTGNASDGLRNTVSLGGNFVSVGGSLNITNGNGLFDTEIIMNSLNAKGAVTINGGSVATGINSYAIGVSSLTAGPLSITSKGGDTRTAFEGNNFLIRGALTITHGEGTKNVSLDVGTLRTGGNFALNLGKGQSTTAIEIGFGGMNVGGAFLLNALEGNDTFGMLSEGNISKGMTFKFGAGSVDATLQAQELMLGSLNITHTTEQNTNFEISGVRVNGASTITGSKGGDDVLIKSSTFRGALKIDLKEEADTLEMNGNTYLNAVNLLTGAGADTVKLAVSAASTPANSFSRSVLVDLGADDNTLKMGIYTDSSPINLFHNTVKIISGTGTTSRELGSNVFYHSDPQFVGTFADLPVPP